One region of Tamandua tetradactyla isolate mTamTet1 chromosome 6, mTamTet1.pri, whole genome shotgun sequence genomic DNA includes:
- the LOC143686596 gene encoding keratin, type I cuticular Ha7-like, with the protein MTSNCCGSLPSGRFSEAKAASLCFSANMAHANRVRVGSTPLGRPSLCLPPSCNTACPLPGTQHIPGSIGSCGTYGEGTLNGHEKETMQFLNDRLANYLGKVRQLERDNAELETKIREWSKCEGESNVCPDYQSYFRTIEELQQKILCIKSENNRLVAQIDNAKLAADDFRTKYEMEHSLCQRGQADICGLRRALDDFTLAKCDLEAQLESLKEEMLCLKKNHEQEVLTLRHQLGDKLRIELDTEPAVDLSRVLGEMRCRYEAMVETNRQDAEQWFQAQSEGISLQAMSCSEELQCCQSEILELRRTVNALEVELQAQHSLKDCLQNSLCESEARFGTELAQMQGLIKNVEEQLSEIRADLERQNQEYQVLLDVRARLEGEIATYQGLLESEDCKLPCNLCATSASSRPGPAHVACVPCPPCPLGPPRASCGPCSSTRC; encoded by the exons ATGACTTCTAACTGCTGTGGTTCCCTCCCCAGTGGGCGGTTTTCAGAGGCCAAGGCTGCCTCCCTGTGCTTCTCGGCCAACATGGCACATGCCAACCGAGTCCGCGTGGGGTCAACCCCTCTGGGCCGACCCAGCCTCTGTCTGCCCCCCAGCTGCAACACCGCTTGCCCCTTGCCAGGGACCCAGCACATCCCGGGCAGCATCGGAAGCTGTGGGACCTATGGCGAAGGCACCCTGAACGGCCATGAGAAGGAGACCATGCAGTTCCTGAACGACCGCCTGGCCAACTACCTGGGGAAGGTGCGGCAGCTGGAGCGGGACAATGCCGAGCTGGAGACCAAGATCCGGGAGTGGAGCAAATGCGAGGGGGAGTCCAATGTGTGCCCGGACTACCAGAGCTACTTCCGGACCATCGAGGAGCTCCAGCAGAAG ATCCTGTGTATCAAATCTGAGAACAATAGGCTGGTTGCTCAGATAGACAATGCCAAGTTGGCTGCAGATGACTTCAGGACCAA GTACGAGATGGAGCACTCACTCTGCCAGCGGGGGCAGGCGGACATCTGCGGCCTGCGCAGGGCCTTGGATGACTTCACGCTCGCCAAGTGTGACCTGGAGGCCCAGCTGGAGTCCCTGAAGGAGGAGATGCTCTGTCTCAAGAAGAACCATGAACAG GAAGTCCTCACTCTGAGGCATCAGCTGGGGGACAAGCTCCGGATTGAGCTGGACACCGAGCCTGCCGTGGACCTGAGCAGGGTGCTGGGGGAGATGCGGTGCCGGTACGAGGCCATGGTGGAGACCAACCGCCAGGATGCGGAGCAGTGGTTCCAAGCTCAG TCTGAAGGCATCAGCCTGCAGGCCATGTCCTGCTCCGAGGAGCTGCAGTGCTGCCAGTCGGAGATCCTGGAGCTGCGCCGCACGGTGAACGCCCTGGAGGTTGAGCTGCAGGCTCAGCACAGTCTG AAAGACTGTCTGCAGAACTCCTTGTGTGAATCTGAGGCCCGCTTTGGCACCGAGCTGGCCCAGATGCAGGGCTTGATCAAAAATGTGGAGGAGCAGCTGTCTGAGATCCGGGCTGACCTGGAGCGGCAGAACCAGGAGTACCAGGTGCTGCTGGATGTCAGGGCCCGGCTAGAGGGTGAGATTGCCACATACCAGGGCCTGCTGGAGAGCGAGGACTGCAA ACTTCCCTGCAACCTGTGTGCAACCTCAGCCTCCAGCCGCCCTGGCCCAGCCCATGTGGCTTGTGTCCCCTGTCCTCCCTGCCCTCTTGGTCCCCCTCGGGCCTCCTGTGGGCCCTGCTCATCTACTCGGTGCTGA
- the LOC143685869 gene encoding keratin, type I cuticular Ha7-like, producing MTSTCVSSSYPLGSTKFPGATNISISSIDVGGRPGAEAKAASLCFSANMAHANRVRVGSTPLGRPSLCLPPSCNTACPLPGTRHIPGSIGSCGTYGEGTLNGHEKETMQFLNDRLANYLEKVRQLERDNAELETKIREWSKCEGESNVCPDYQSYFRTIEEFQQKILCSKAENARLVLQIDNAKLAADDFRIKHESEHALRQLVEADMCGMHKLLDDLSLAKSDLEAQVESLKEEQLCLKSNHEQEVSILKCQLGDKLRIELDTEPAVDLSRVLGEMRCQYEAMVETNRQDLEQWFQAQSEGISLQAMSCSEELQCCQSEILELRCTVNALEVERQALHKLKDCLQNSLCESEARFGTELAQMQGLIKNVEEQLSEIRADLERQNQEYQVLLDVRARLEGEIATYRGLLESEDCKLPCNPASTPASCTFRPSYAPCGPPSACGPSTGF from the exons ATGACTTCTACCTGTGTCAGCTCATCCTACCCCCTGGGCAGCACCAAGTTTCCTGGAGCAACCAACATCTCCATCTCTTCCATCGATGTTGGAGGCCGTCCAGGCGCAGAGGCCAAGGCTGCCTCCCTGTGCTTCTCGGCCAACATGGCACATGCCAACCGAGTCCGCGTGGGGTCAACCCCTCTGGGCCGACCCAGCCTCTGTCTGCCCCCCAGCTGCAACACCGCTTGCCCCTTGCCAGGGACCCGGCACATCCCGGGCAGCATCGGAAGCTGTGGGACCTATGGCGAAGGCACCCTGAATGGCCATGAGAAGGAGACCATGCAGTTCCTGAACGACCGCCTGGCCAACTACCTGGAGAAGGTGCGGCAGCTGGAGCGGGACAATGCCGAGCTGGAGACCAAGATCCGGGAGTGGAGCAAATGCGAGGGGGAGTCCAATGTGTGCCCGGACTACCAGAGCTACTTCCGGACCATCGAGGAGTTCCAGCAGAAG ATCCTGTGCAGCAAGGCTGAGAATGCCAGGCTGGTTCTACAAATTGACAATGCCAAGCTGGCTGCAGATGACTTTCGAATCAA GCATGAGAGTGAGCACGCCCTGCGCCAGCTGGTGGAGGCCGACATGTGTGGGATGCACAAACTCCTGGATGACCTGAGCCTGGCCAAGTCTGACCTGGAGGCCCAGGTGGAGTCCCTGAAGGAGGAGCAGCTCTGCCTCAAGAGCAACCATGAGCAG GAAGTCAGCATTCTGAAGTGTCAGCTGGGGGACAAGCTCCGGATTGAGCTGGACACTGAGCCTGCCGTGGACCTGAGCAGGGTGCTGGGGGAGATGCGGTGCCAGTACGAGGCCATGGTGGAGACCAACCGCCAGGACTTGGAGCAGTGGTTCCAAGCTCAG TCTGAAGGCATCAGCCTGCAGGCCATGTCCTGCTCCGAGGAGCTGCAGTGCTGCCAGTCGGAGATCCTGGAGCTGAGATGCACGGTGAATGCCCTGGAGGTTGAGCGCCAAGCCCTGCACAAGCTG AAAGACTGTCTGCAGAACTCCCTGTGTGAATCTGAGGCCCGCTTTGGCACCGAGCTGGCCCAGATGCAGGGCCTGATCAAAAACGTGGAGGAGCAGCTGTCTGAGATCCGGGCTGACCTGGAGCGGCAGAACCAGGAGTACCAGGTGCTGCTGGACGTCCGGGCCCGGCTGGAGGGTGAGATCGCCACGTATCGGGGCCTGTTGGAGAGTGAGGACTGCAA ACTCCCCTGCAATCCTGCATCCACACCTGCATCCTGCACCTTTCGTCCAAGCTATGCCCCCTGTGGTCCTCCCTCAGCTTGTGGACCCAGCACTGGATTCTGA